One stretch of Fibrobacter sp. DNA includes these proteins:
- a CDS encoding glycosyltransferase family 2 protein, giving the protein MATYNGGRFVREQLESILSQLPMAVAGEKCAEVIIADDGSSDDTLDVIRDLGDLRVNVLPQGNHLGPVYNFERALQAASGDVIFLADQDDVWLPKKVDKMLEALGFDGATFAANAPLLAVHDSKVINGDGKLIGESMWTARPYKPGVFANWLRNTFTGCCLAFRRELLEKALPFPKNLPMHDQWLGVLAERKNGVVAVPEKLISYRVHKNNATNLFAGDNKKVASSCQRIRWRFNLLKAILQRRS; this is encoded by the coding sequence ATGGCAACTTATAATGGAGGACGTTTTGTCCGTGAACAGCTGGAAAGCATTCTTTCTCAGTTGCCTATGGCTGTTGCTGGAGAAAAGTGTGCCGAAGTCATTATCGCCGACGACGGTTCTTCCGACGATACATTGGATGTAATCCGCGACTTAGGTGATTTACGTGTAAATGTGTTGCCTCAGGGAAATCATTTGGGGCCGGTGTATAATTTTGAACGTGCTCTGCAGGCTGCCTCCGGCGATGTCATTTTCCTTGCGGATCAAGATGATGTCTGGCTCCCTAAAAAAGTTGACAAGATGCTAGAAGCCTTGGGCTTTGACGGTGCAACGTTTGCAGCCAATGCCCCATTGCTTGCGGTTCATGATTCCAAGGTGATTAATGGCGATGGCAAACTCATTGGCGAATCCATGTGGACAGCCCGCCCTTACAAGCCAGGAGTCTTTGCCAACTGGCTTAGAAATACTTTTACCGGTTGCTGTTTGGCCTTCCGTCGTGAACTGCTGGAAAAGGCGTTGCCCTTCCCGAAAAATCTCCCTATGCATGACCAGTGGCTTGGGGTTCTCGCCGAACGAAAGAATGGGGTAGTGGCCGTTCCTGAAAAACTGATCAGCTATCGTGTGCATAAAAATAATGCCACCAACTTGTTCGCTGGTGACAATAAAAAGGTTGCAAGTTCTTGCCAACGTATCCGCTGGCGCTTTAACTTGCTGAAGGCTATTTTGCAGCGTCGGAG